The Pan troglodytes isolate AG18354 chromosome 1, NHGRI_mPanTro3-v2.0_pri, whole genome shotgun sequence genome includes a region encoding these proteins:
- the PRG4 gene encoding proteoglycan 4 isoform X5, translating into MAWKTLPIYLLLLLSVFVIQQVSSQELSCKGRCFESFERGRECDCDAQCKKYDKCCPDYESFCAEVKDNKKNRTKKKTTPKPLVVDEAGSGLDNGDFKVTTPDTSTTQHNKVTTSPKITTAKPINPRPSLPPNSDTSKETSLTVNKETTVETKETTTTNKQTSTDGKEKTTSAKETQSIEKTSAKDLAPTSKVLAKPTPKPETTTKGPALTTPKEPTPTTPKEPASTTPKEPTATTIKSAPTTPKEPAPTTPKEPAPTTPKEPAPTTTKSAPTTPMEPAPTTPKEPAPTTTKSAPTTPMEPAPTTPKKPAPTTPKEPAPTTPKEPAPTTPKEPAPTTTKEPAPTTPKEPAPTTTKSAPTTPKEPAPTTPKKPVPTTPKEPAPTTPKEPAPTTTKSAPTTTKEPAPTTTKSAPTTPKEPAPTAPKKPAPTTPKEPAPTTPKEPAPTTTKSAPTTPKEPSPTTTKEPAPTTPKEPAPTTPKKPAPTTPKETAPTTPKEPAPTTTKKPAPTTPKEPAPTTPKETAPTTPEKLTPTTPEKLAPTTPEEPAPTTPEEPAPTTPEEPAPTTLEEPTPTTPEEPAPTTPKTAAPNTPKEPAPTTPKEPAPTTPKETAPTTPKGTAPTTLKEPAPTTPKKPAPKELAPTTTKEPTSTTSDKPAPTTPKETAPTTPEETAPTTPEETAPTTPKGTAPTTPKGTAPTTPKGTAPTTPKGTAPTTPKETASTTPKGTAPTTLKEPAPTTPKKPAPKELAPTTTKKPTSTTSDKPAPTIPKETAPTIPKEPAPTTPKKPPPTTPETPPPTTSEVSTPTTTKEPTTIHKSPDESTPELSAEPTPKALENSPKEPGVPTTKTPAATKPEMTTTAKDKTTERDLRTTPETTTAAPKMTKETATTTEKTTESKITTTTTQVTSTTTQDTTPFKITTLKTTTLAPKVTTTTKKTITTTEIMNKPEETAKPKDRATNSKVTTPKPQKPTKAPKKPTSTKKPKTMPRVRKPKTTPTPRKMTSTMPELNPTSRVAEAMLQTTTRPNQTPNSKLVEVNPKSEDAGGAEGETLHMLLRPHVFMPEVTPDMDYLPRVPNQGIIINPMLFDETNICNGKPVDGLTTLRNGTLVAFRGHYFWMLSPFSPPSPARRITEVWGIPSPIDTVFTRCNCEGKTFFFKDSQYWRFTNDIKDAGYPKPIFKGFGGLTGQIVAALSTAKYKNWPESVYFFKRGGSIQQYIYKQEPVQKCPGRRPALNYPVYGETTQVRRRRFERAIGPSQTHTIRIHYSPARLAYQDKGVLHNEVKVSILWRGLPNVVTSAISLPNIRKPDGYDYYAFSKDQYYNIDVPSRTARAITTRSGQTLSKVWYNCP; encoded by the exons ATGGCATGGAAAACACTTCCAATTTACCTGTTGTTGCTGCTGTCTGTTTTCGTGATTCAGCAAGTTTCATCTCAAG AGCTTTCCTGTAAAGGCCGCTGCTTTGAGTCCTTcgagagagggagggagtgtgACTGCGATGCCCAATGTAAGAAGTATGACAAGTGCTGTCCTGATTATGAGAGTTTCTGTGCAGAAG TAAAAGATAACAAGAAGaacagaactaaaaagaaaactaccCCCAAACCACTAGTtgtagatgaagctggaagtggATTGGACAATGGTGACTTCAAGGTCACAACTCCTGACACGTCTACCACCCAACACAATAAAGTCACCACATCTCCCAAGATCACAACAGCAAAACCAATAAATCCCAGACCCAGTCTTCCACCTAATTCTGATACATCTAAAGAGACGTCTTTGACAGTGAATAAAGAGACAACAGTTGAAACTAAAGAAACTACTACAACAAATAAACAGACTTCAACTGATGGAAAAGAGAAGACTACTTCAGCTAAAGAgacacaaagtatagagaaaacaTCTGCTAAAGATTTAGCACCCACATCTAAAGTGCTGGCTAAACCTACACCCAAACCTGAAACTACAACCAAAGGCCCTGCTCTCACCACTCCCAAGGAGCCCACGCCCACCACTCCCAAGGAGCCTGCATCTACCACGCCCAAAGAGCCCACAGCCACCACCATCAAGTCTGCACCCACCACCCCCAAGGAGCCTGCACCCACCACCCCCAAGGAGCCTGCACCCACCACTCCCAAGGAGcctgcacccaccaccaccaagtCTGCACCCACCACTCCCATGGAGCCTGCACCCACCACTCCCAAGGAGcctgcacccaccaccaccaagtCTGCACCCACCACTCCCATGGAGCCTGCACCCACCACCCCCAAGAAGCCTGCCCCAACTACCCCCAAGGAGCCTGCACCCACCACTCCCAAGGAGCCTGCACCCACCACTCCCAAGGAGcctgcacccaccaccaccaaggAGCCTGCACCCACCACTCCCAAGGAGcctgcacccaccaccaccaagtCTGCACCCACCACTCCCAAGGAGCCTGCACCCACCACCCCCAAGAAGCCTGTCCCAACTACCCCCAAGGAGCCTGCACCCACCACTCCCAAGGAGcctgcacccaccaccaccaagtctgcacccaccaccaccaaggAGCCTGCACCCACCACTACCAAGTCTGCACCCACCACTCCCAAAGAGCCTGCACCCACCGCCCCCAAGAAGCCTGCCCCAACTACCCCCAAGGAGCCTGCACCCACCACTCCCAAGGAGcctgcacccaccaccaccaagtCTGCACCCACCACTCCCAAGGAGCCTTCACCCACCACCACCAAGGAGCCTGCACCCACCACTCCCAAGGAGCCTGCACCCACCACCCCCAAGAAGCCTGCCCCAACTACCCCCAAGGAGACTGCACCCACCACTCCCAAGGAAcctgcacccaccaccaccaagaaGCCTGCACCCACCACTCCCAAAGAGCCTGCCCCAACTACCCCCAAGGAGACTGCACCCACCACCCCCGAGAAGCTCACACCCACCACCCCCGAGAAGCTCGCACCCACCACCCCCGAGGAGCCCGCACCCACCACCCCTGAGGAGCCTGCACCCACCACCCCTGAGGAGCCCGCACCCACCACCCTTGAGGAGCCCACACCCACCACCCCTGAGGAGCCCGCTCCCACCACTCCCAAGACAGCAGCTCCCAACACCCCTAAGGAGCCTGCTCCAACTACCCCTAAGGAGCCTGCTCCAACTACCCCTAAGGAGACTGCTCCAACTACCCCTAAAGGGACTGCTCCAACTACCCTCAAGGAACCTGCACCCACTACTCCCAAGAAGCCTGCCCCCAAGGAGcttgcacccaccaccaccaaggAGCCCACATCCACCACCTCTGACAAGCCCGCTCCAACTACCCCTAAGGAGACTGCTCCAACTACCCCTGAGGAGACTGCTCCAACTACCCCTGAGGAGACTGCTCCAACTACCCCTAAGGGGACTGCTCCAACTACCCCTAAGGGGACTGCTCCAACTACCCCTAAGGGGACTGCTCCAACTACCCCTAAGGGGACTGCTCCAACTACCCCTAAGGAGACTGCTTCAACTACCCCTAAGGGGACTGCTCCAACTACCCTCAAGGAACCTGCACCCACTACTCCCAAGAAGCCTGCCCCCAAGGAGcttgcacccaccaccaccaagaaGCCCACATCTACCACCTCTGACAAGCCTGCTCCAACTATACCTAAGGAGACTGCTCCAACTATCCCCAAGGAGCCTGCACCCACTACCCCCAAGAAGCCTCCTCCAACTACTCCTGAGACACCTCCTCCTACCACTTCAGAGGTCTCTACTCCAACTACCACCAAGGAGCCTACCACTATCCACAAAAGCCCTGATGAATCAACTCCTGAGCTTTCTGCAGAACCCACACCAAAAGCTCTTGAAAACAGTCCCAAGGAACCTGGTGTACCTACAACTAAGACTCCTGCAGCAACTAAACCTGAAATGACTACAACAGCTAAAGACAAGACAACAGAAAGAGACTTACGTACTACACCTGAAACTACAACTGCTGCACCTAAGATGACAAAAGAGACAGCAACTACAACAGAAAAAACTACCGAATCCAAAATAACAACTACAACCACACAAGTAACATCTACCACAACTCAAGATACCACACCATTCAAAATTACTACTCTTAAAACAACTACTCTTGCACCCAAAGTAACTactacaacaaaaaagacaattaCTACCACTGAGATTATGAACAAACCTGAAGAAACAGCTAAACCAAAAGACAGAGCTACTAATTCTAAAGTGACAACTCCTAAACCTCAAAAGCCAACCAAAGCACCCAAAAAACCCACTTCTaccaaaaagccaaaaacaatGCCTAGAGTGAGAAAACCAAAGACGACACCAACTCCCCGCAAGATGACATCAACAATGCCAGAATTGAACCCTACCTCAAGAGTAGCAGAAGCCATGCTCCAAACCACCACCAGACCTAACCAAACTCCAAACTCCAAACTAGTTGAAGTAAATCCAAAGAGTGAAGATGCAGGTGGTGCTGAAGGAGAAACACTTCATATGCTTCTCAGGCCCCATGTGTTCATGCCTGAAGTTACTCCTGACATGGATTACTTACCGAGAGTACCCAATCAAGGCATTATCATCAATCCCATGCTTTTCG atGAGACCAATATATGCAATGGTAAGCCAGTAGATGGACTGACTACTTTGCGCAATGGGACATTAGTTGCATTCCGAG GTCATTATTTCTGGATGCTAAGTCCATTCAGTCCACCATCTCCAGCTCGCAGAATTACTGAAGTTTGGGGTATTCCTTCCCCCATTGATACTGTTTTTACTAGGTGCAACTGTGAAGGAAAAACTTTCTTCTTTAAG GATTCTCAGTACTGGCGTTTTACCAATGATATAAAAGATGCAGGGTACCCCAAACCAATTTTCAAAGGATTTGGAGGACTAACTGGACAAATAGTGGCAGCGCTTTCAACAGCTAAATACAAGAACTGGCCTGAATCTGTGTATTTTTTCAAGAGAG GTGGCAGCATTCAGCAGTATATTTATAAACAGGAACCTGTACAGAAGTGCCCTGGAAGAAGGCCTGCTCTAAATTATCCAGTGTATGGAGAAACGACACAGGTTAGGAGACGTCGCTTTGAACGTGCTATAGGACCTTCTCAAACACACACCATCAGAATTCATTATTCACCTGCCAGACTGGCTTATCAAGACAAAG GTGTCCTTCATAATGAAGTTAAAGTGAGTATACTGTGGAGAGGACTTCCAAATGTGGTTACCTCAGCTATATCACTGCCCAACATCAGAAAACCTGACGGCTATGATTACTATGCCTTTTCTAAAG ATCAATACTATAACATTGATGTGCCTAGTAGAACAGCAAGAGCAATTACTACTCGTTCTGGGCAGACCTTATCCAAAGTCTGGTACAACTGTCCTTAG
- the PRG4 gene encoding proteoglycan 4 isoform X4: MAWKTLPIYLLLLLSVFVIQQVSSQDLSSCAGRCGEGYSRDATCNCDYNCQHYMECCPDFKRVCTAELSCKGRCFESFERGRECDCDAQCKKYDKCCPDYESFCAEVKDNKKNRTKKKTTPKPLVVDEAGSGLDNGDFKVTTPDTSTTQHNKVTTSPKITTAKPINPRPSLPPNSDTSKETSLTVNKETTVETKETTTTNKQTSTDGKEKTTSAKETQSIEKTSAKDLAPTSKVLAKPTPKPETTTKGPALTTPKEPTPTTPKEPASTTPKEPTATTIKSAPTTPKEPAPTTPKEPAPTTPKEPAPTTTKSAPTTPMEPAPTTPKEPAPTTTKSAPTTPMEPAPTTPKKPAPTTPKEPAPTTPKEPAPTTPKEPAPTTTKEPAPTTPKEPAPTTTKSAPTTPKEPAPTTPKKPVPTTPKEPAPTTPKEPAPTTTKSAPTTTKEPAPTTTKSAPTTPKEPAPTAPKKPAPTTPKEPAPTTPKEPAPTTTKSAPTTPKEPSPTTTKEPAPTTPKEPAPTTPKKPAPTTPKETAPTTPKEPAPTTTKKPAPTTPKEPAPTTPKETAPTTPEKLTPTTPEKLAPTTPEEPAPTTPEEPAPTTPEEPAPTTLEEPTPTTPEEPAPTTPKTAAPNTPKEPAPTTPKEPAPTTPKETAPTTPKGTAPTTLKEPAPTTPKKPAPKELAPTTTKEPTSTTSDKPAPTTPKETAPTTPEETAPTTPEETAPTTPKGTAPTTPKGTAPTTPKGTAPTTPKGTAPTTPKETASTTPKGTAPTTLKEPAPTTPKKPAPKELAPTTTKKPTSTTSDKPAPTIPKETAPTIPKEPAPTTPKKPPPTTPETPPPTTSEVSTPTTTKEPTTIHKSPDESTPELSAEPTPKALENSPKEPGVPTTKTPAATKPEMTTTAKDKTTERDLRTTPETTTAAPKMTKETATTTEKTTESKITTTTTQVTSTTTQDTTPFKITTLKTTTLAPKVTTTTKKTITTTEIMNKPEETAKPKDRATNSKVTTPKPQKPTKAPKKPTSTKKPKTMPRVRKPKTTPTPRKMTSTMPELNPTSRVAEAMLQTTTRPNQTPNSKLVEVNPKSEDAGGAEGETLHMLLRPHVFMPEVTPDMDYLPRVPNQGIIINPMLFDETNICNGKPVDGLTTLRNGTLVAFRGHYFWMLSPFSPPSPARRITEVWGIPSPIDTVFTRCNCEGKTFFFKDSQYWRFTNDIKDAGYPKPIFKGFGGLTGQIVAALSTAKYKNWPESVYFFKRGGSIQQYIYKQEPVQKCPGRRPALNYPVYGETTQVRRRRFERAIGPSQTHTIRIHYSPARLAYQDKGVLHNEVKVSILWRGLPNVVTSAISLPNIRKPDGYDYYAFSKDQYYNIDVPSRTARAITTRSGQTLSKVWYNCP; encoded by the exons ATGGCATGGAAAACACTTCCAATTTACCTGTTGTTGCTGCTGTCTGTTTTCGTGATTCAGCAAGTTTCATCTCAAG atttatcaaGCTGTGCAGGGAGATGTGGGGAAGGGTATTCTAGAGATGCCACCTGCAACTGTGATTATAACTGTCAACACTACATGGAGTGCTGCCCTGATTTCAAGAGAGTCTGCACTGCGG AGCTTTCCTGTAAAGGCCGCTGCTTTGAGTCCTTcgagagagggagggagtgtgACTGCGATGCCCAATGTAAGAAGTATGACAAGTGCTGTCCTGATTATGAGAGTTTCTGTGCAGAAG TAAAAGATAACAAGAAGaacagaactaaaaagaaaactaccCCCAAACCACTAGTtgtagatgaagctggaagtggATTGGACAATGGTGACTTCAAGGTCACAACTCCTGACACGTCTACCACCCAACACAATAAAGTCACCACATCTCCCAAGATCACAACAGCAAAACCAATAAATCCCAGACCCAGTCTTCCACCTAATTCTGATACATCTAAAGAGACGTCTTTGACAGTGAATAAAGAGACAACAGTTGAAACTAAAGAAACTACTACAACAAATAAACAGACTTCAACTGATGGAAAAGAGAAGACTACTTCAGCTAAAGAgacacaaagtatagagaaaacaTCTGCTAAAGATTTAGCACCCACATCTAAAGTGCTGGCTAAACCTACACCCAAACCTGAAACTACAACCAAAGGCCCTGCTCTCACCACTCCCAAGGAGCCCACGCCCACCACTCCCAAGGAGCCTGCATCTACCACGCCCAAAGAGCCCACAGCCACCACCATCAAGTCTGCACCCACCACCCCCAAGGAGCCTGCACCCACCACCCCCAAGGAGCCTGCACCCACCACTCCCAAGGAGcctgcacccaccaccaccaagtCTGCACCCACCACTCCCATGGAGCCTGCACCCACCACTCCCAAGGAGcctgcacccaccaccaccaagtCTGCACCCACCACTCCCATGGAGCCTGCACCCACCACCCCCAAGAAGCCTGCCCCAACTACCCCCAAGGAGCCTGCACCCACCACTCCCAAGGAGCCTGCACCCACCACTCCCAAGGAGcctgcacccaccaccaccaaggAGCCTGCACCCACCACTCCCAAGGAGcctgcacccaccaccaccaagtCTGCACCCACCACTCCCAAGGAGCCTGCACCCACCACCCCCAAGAAGCCTGTCCCAACTACCCCCAAGGAGCCTGCACCCACCACTCCCAAGGAGcctgcacccaccaccaccaagtctgcacccaccaccaccaaggAGCCTGCACCCACCACTACCAAGTCTGCACCCACCACTCCCAAAGAGCCTGCACCCACCGCCCCCAAGAAGCCTGCCCCAACTACCCCCAAGGAGCCTGCACCCACCACTCCCAAGGAGcctgcacccaccaccaccaagtCTGCACCCACCACTCCCAAGGAGCCTTCACCCACCACCACCAAGGAGCCTGCACCCACCACTCCCAAGGAGCCTGCACCCACCACCCCCAAGAAGCCTGCCCCAACTACCCCCAAGGAGACTGCACCCACCACTCCCAAGGAAcctgcacccaccaccaccaagaaGCCTGCACCCACCACTCCCAAAGAGCCTGCCCCAACTACCCCCAAGGAGACTGCACCCACCACCCCCGAGAAGCTCACACCCACCACCCCCGAGAAGCTCGCACCCACCACCCCCGAGGAGCCCGCACCCACCACCCCTGAGGAGCCTGCACCCACCACCCCTGAGGAGCCCGCACCCACCACCCTTGAGGAGCCCACACCCACCACCCCTGAGGAGCCCGCTCCCACCACTCCCAAGACAGCAGCTCCCAACACCCCTAAGGAGCCTGCTCCAACTACCCCTAAGGAGCCTGCTCCAACTACCCCTAAGGAGACTGCTCCAACTACCCCTAAAGGGACTGCTCCAACTACCCTCAAGGAACCTGCACCCACTACTCCCAAGAAGCCTGCCCCCAAGGAGcttgcacccaccaccaccaaggAGCCCACATCCACCACCTCTGACAAGCCCGCTCCAACTACCCCTAAGGAGACTGCTCCAACTACCCCTGAGGAGACTGCTCCAACTACCCCTGAGGAGACTGCTCCAACTACCCCTAAGGGGACTGCTCCAACTACCCCTAAGGGGACTGCTCCAACTACCCCTAAGGGGACTGCTCCAACTACCCCTAAGGGGACTGCTCCAACTACCCCTAAGGAGACTGCTTCAACTACCCCTAAGGGGACTGCTCCAACTACCCTCAAGGAACCTGCACCCACTACTCCCAAGAAGCCTGCCCCCAAGGAGcttgcacccaccaccaccaagaaGCCCACATCTACCACCTCTGACAAGCCTGCTCCAACTATACCTAAGGAGACTGCTCCAACTATCCCCAAGGAGCCTGCACCCACTACCCCCAAGAAGCCTCCTCCAACTACTCCTGAGACACCTCCTCCTACCACTTCAGAGGTCTCTACTCCAACTACCACCAAGGAGCCTACCACTATCCACAAAAGCCCTGATGAATCAACTCCTGAGCTTTCTGCAGAACCCACACCAAAAGCTCTTGAAAACAGTCCCAAGGAACCTGGTGTACCTACAACTAAGACTCCTGCAGCAACTAAACCTGAAATGACTACAACAGCTAAAGACAAGACAACAGAAAGAGACTTACGTACTACACCTGAAACTACAACTGCTGCACCTAAGATGACAAAAGAGACAGCAACTACAACAGAAAAAACTACCGAATCCAAAATAACAACTACAACCACACAAGTAACATCTACCACAACTCAAGATACCACACCATTCAAAATTACTACTCTTAAAACAACTACTCTTGCACCCAAAGTAACTactacaacaaaaaagacaattaCTACCACTGAGATTATGAACAAACCTGAAGAAACAGCTAAACCAAAAGACAGAGCTACTAATTCTAAAGTGACAACTCCTAAACCTCAAAAGCCAACCAAAGCACCCAAAAAACCCACTTCTaccaaaaagccaaaaacaatGCCTAGAGTGAGAAAACCAAAGACGACACCAACTCCCCGCAAGATGACATCAACAATGCCAGAATTGAACCCTACCTCAAGAGTAGCAGAAGCCATGCTCCAAACCACCACCAGACCTAACCAAACTCCAAACTCCAAACTAGTTGAAGTAAATCCAAAGAGTGAAGATGCAGGTGGTGCTGAAGGAGAAACACTTCATATGCTTCTCAGGCCCCATGTGTTCATGCCTGAAGTTACTCCTGACATGGATTACTTACCGAGAGTACCCAATCAAGGCATTATCATCAATCCCATGCTTTTCG atGAGACCAATATATGCAATGGTAAGCCAGTAGATGGACTGACTACTTTGCGCAATGGGACATTAGTTGCATTCCGAG GTCATTATTTCTGGATGCTAAGTCCATTCAGTCCACCATCTCCAGCTCGCAGAATTACTGAAGTTTGGGGTATTCCTTCCCCCATTGATACTGTTTTTACTAGGTGCAACTGTGAAGGAAAAACTTTCTTCTTTAAG GATTCTCAGTACTGGCGTTTTACCAATGATATAAAAGATGCAGGGTACCCCAAACCAATTTTCAAAGGATTTGGAGGACTAACTGGACAAATAGTGGCAGCGCTTTCAACAGCTAAATACAAGAACTGGCCTGAATCTGTGTATTTTTTCAAGAGAG GTGGCAGCATTCAGCAGTATATTTATAAACAGGAACCTGTACAGAAGTGCCCTGGAAGAAGGCCTGCTCTAAATTATCCAGTGTATGGAGAAACGACACAGGTTAGGAGACGTCGCTTTGAACGTGCTATAGGACCTTCTCAAACACACACCATCAGAATTCATTATTCACCTGCCAGACTGGCTTATCAAGACAAAG GTGTCCTTCATAATGAAGTTAAAGTGAGTATACTGTGGAGAGGACTTCCAAATGTGGTTACCTCAGCTATATCACTGCCCAACATCAGAAAACCTGACGGCTATGATTACTATGCCTTTTCTAAAG ATCAATACTATAACATTGATGTGCCTAGTAGAACAGCAAGAGCAATTACTACTCGTTCTGGGCAGACCTTATCCAAAGTCTGGTACAACTGTCCTTAG